In Dyadobacter subterraneus, a single genomic region encodes these proteins:
- a CDS encoding DoxX family protein, protein MFVLLVLIISFGVSCGFFELISGNPNLLFSGNIAMCIMLLFTAIGHFKFPDGMAKMIPSFIPYKKELVFITGILEVLAGFALLFPQTRYFAGLFLLLFFICILPANIYAAAHHLDYQKGTYDGNGLKYLWFRVPMQIFLIAWVWFFAIENSTYTF, encoded by the coding sequence ATGTTTGTATTACTGGTACTTATCATTTCATTCGGTGTAAGCTGCGGTTTCTTTGAATTAATTTCCGGGAATCCGAATCTCCTTTTCAGTGGAAACATTGCTATGTGTATCATGCTTCTTTTTACCGCAATAGGTCATTTCAAGTTTCCCGATGGCATGGCAAAGATGATTCCATCATTTATTCCCTATAAAAAAGAACTCGTTTTCATTACAGGGATTTTAGAAGTTCTGGCAGGATTCGCTTTGCTCTTTCCTCAGACAAGGTATTTTGCAGGATTATTTTTGCTGCTGTTCTTTATATGCATTTTACCTGCCAATATTTACGCAGCTGCCCATCACCTTGATTATCAAAAAGGTACATATGACGGAAACGGATTGAAATATTTATGGTTCAGAGTTCCGATGCAGATTTTCCTGATTGCCTGGGTATGGTTTTTTGCAATTGAGAATTCAACTTACACCTTTTAG
- a CDS encoding DUF2141 domain-containing protein, whose protein sequence is MKIIYTTAFAFFLFTSFNMQVNSKQTVLVSNLQNKSGRLFIGWYTAPESFPGKDPDFTKEVAVNNLSEISVPFDNIPDGRYGISIYLDENNNGKLDMNFLGIPKEKYGFSNNVFPATRAANFEEAAFEIQGKSGTIPIRLK, encoded by the coding sequence ATGAAAATCATTTATACTACCGCCTTTGCTTTTTTTCTTTTCACATCCTTCAACATGCAGGTGAATAGCAAACAAACCGTTTTGGTTAGCAATCTGCAAAATAAATCAGGCCGGCTTTTCATTGGCTGGTATACCGCGCCAGAATCTTTTCCCGGAAAAGATCCCGATTTCACAAAGGAAGTTGCCGTAAATAATTTGTCAGAAATCAGCGTTCCTTTTGACAATATTCCGGATGGCAGGTATGGAATTTCCATTTATCTCGACGAAAATAATAACGGAAAACTTGATATGAACTTCCTTGGCATACCAAAAGAAAAATATGGTTTTTCCAATAATGTGTTTCCTGCCACACGTGCCGCTAATTTCGAAGAAGCTGCTTTTGAAATTCAAGGAAAATCAGGAACCATACCAATCCGATTAAAATAA
- a CDS encoding SDR family NAD(P)-dependent oxidoreductase, with translation MKNYLIVGGTKGIGLKTIELLDEDCTIYTISRGIKPEGLKNNIVHYQLDITKDDLAELDNLPKEMHGLIYCPGSINLKPFQRLTQEDFLNDLNQNVLGAVRILQYCLPRLKNANGSSVVLFSTVAAKLGMTFHSSVAVSKAALEGLARTLAAELAQNKVRVNVVAPSLTDTPLAASLLNTPEKIEANNKRHPLQRIGKPEDIAAMTVFLLSEKASWITGQVLHIDGGMSVLK, from the coding sequence ATGAAAAATTACCTTATCGTTGGAGGGACAAAAGGAATTGGTTTGAAAACGATAGAATTACTGGATGAAGATTGCACCATCTATACAATTTCAAGAGGGATAAAACCTGAAGGCCTAAAAAATAACATTGTTCATTATCAATTAGATATCACCAAAGATGACTTGGCTGAACTTGACAACCTGCCTAAGGAAATGCATGGGTTGATATATTGTCCGGGCAGTATTAATCTAAAACCGTTTCAACGTTTAACGCAGGAGGATTTTCTGAATGATTTGAATCAAAATGTTTTAGGAGCCGTAAGAATTCTCCAATATTGCTTGCCGAGACTGAAAAATGCAAATGGCAGCAGTGTTGTATTATTTAGTACGGTTGCAGCAAAGCTGGGTATGACTTTTCATAGTTCTGTTGCGGTTTCAAAAGCTGCACTTGAAGGGCTTGCGAGAACACTTGCTGCTGAATTGGCTCAAAATAAAGTTCGTGTCAATGTGGTAGCACCGTCGCTCACAGACACGCCTTTGGCAGCTTCACTATTGAATACACCAGAAAAAATTGAAGCCAATAACAAAAGACATCCATTACAAAGAATCGGAAAACCGGAGGATATCGCTGCCATGACAGTTTTTCTTTTATCGGAAAAAGCCAGCTGGATAACCGGTCAAGTACTTCACATTGACGGTGGTATGAGTGTTTTGAAATAA